A stretch of the Candidatus Rokuibacteriota bacterium genome encodes the following:
- a CDS encoding OmpA family protein, with product MIRPVLMSALAGALVLASACATKEFVREEVQTVRAGLAQERERVGGIVSQVDEVRVQVREVGTQLTDVRSLADDARSRAGEATSAADRASQAAVTAFAKAEATDRRLSRLWANRNKRAVVETLTVTFGFDKWELDDRAQTDLLDVVKQLKENAELVVDLEGHTDMVGPIAYNLQLSQRRVDAVRRFLFGHGIDLPRVQTIGLGSAHPIADNASAEGRARNRRVAVRLFTPAE from the coding sequence ATGATCCGTCCGGTGCTTATGTCTGCGCTGGCGGGTGCGCTGGTTTTGGCCAGTGCCTGTGCCACCAAGGAGTTCGTCCGGGAGGAAGTTCAGACCGTCCGCGCGGGCCTCGCTCAGGAGCGAGAACGCGTCGGAGGCATCGTCTCCCAAGTCGATGAAGTCAGGGTTCAGGTGCGCGAGGTCGGGACACAGCTTACCGACGTGCGCTCCCTGGCGGACGACGCACGGTCGCGCGCGGGCGAGGCGACCTCCGCTGCGGACCGCGCGAGCCAGGCTGCCGTTACGGCGTTCGCGAAGGCCGAGGCGACCGATCGCCGCCTCAGCCGGCTCTGGGCGAACCGCAACAAGCGCGCCGTGGTCGAAACGCTCACGGTGACCTTCGGGTTCGACAAGTGGGAGCTCGACGATCGCGCCCAGACGGACCTCCTCGACGTCGTGAAGCAGCTCAAGGAGAACGCCGAGCTAGTCGTGGACCTAGAGGGTCACACCGACATGGTCGGCCCGATCGCCTACAACCTGCAGCTGAGTCAGCGCCGGGTGGACGCCGTCCGACGCTTCCTCTTCGGGCACGGGATTGATCTTCCTCGGGTCCAAACGATCGGCCTCGGCTCGGCCCATCCGATCGCGGACAACGCCAGCGCCGAAGGGCGAGCCCGGAACCGGCGCGTGGCTGTCCGGCTCTTCACCCCTGCCGAGTAG
- a CDS encoding DUF3568 family protein codes for MAPRRQTDVAHSNGAPTTQGPAAAPSRWFALALAALSLLGAPGCAAVGLTLLGVGTGVTAGTGVAYTLDSIAYKTFTTPVNSLHSATLKTLRRMEIAVREDESTEAGRKIVAVAADRTIEIELDRLTPKTSRMRVNAKHGLFFKDRATATEIIVQTDRMLEDEPEPVSQAKRTAPAPTPKP; via the coding sequence ATGGCGCCCCGAAGGCAGACCGACGTCGCTCATTCCAATGGTGCGCCAACGACCCAAGGCCCTGCTGCGGCCCCATCGCGCTGGTTCGCCCTCGCGCTCGCTGCGCTGAGCCTGCTCGGCGCCCCGGGGTGCGCGGCTGTCGGGTTGACGCTCCTCGGGGTCGGGACGGGCGTCACGGCGGGAACCGGTGTGGCTTACACCCTGGACAGCATCGCGTACAAGACCTTCACCACCCCGGTGAACAGCCTGCACAGCGCCACCCTCAAGACGCTGAGGCGAATGGAGATCGCCGTGCGGGAGGACGAGTCCACCGAGGCCGGAAGAAAGATCGTGGCGGTGGCGGCTGACCGCACCATCGAAATCGAGCTGGACCGCCTGACCCCGAAGACTTCCCGCATGCGCGTCAACGCCAAGCACGGCTTGTTCTTCAAGGATCGCGCCACGGCGACCGAGATCATCGTGCAGACCGATCGGATGCTCGAGGACGAGCCGGAGCCAGTCTCGCAAGCAAAACGGACTGCGCCGGCTCCGACGCCCAAGCCATAG
- a CDS encoding response regulator produces the protein MALSILLVEPDPNSREGLRSLLEAAGHEVGVAEDLAGAFMQLFSGPFDLLVLDTDRAPRREASVTVFDLLRLARKVYRPQPCGILVTSSVEDLPRDLPSQGVFAVLEKPVDLARLRQQLEAAEARLTQRTNAVTGS, from the coding sequence ATGGCCCTGAGTATCCTGCTCGTCGAGCCTGATCCGAATTCGCGCGAGGGGTTGAGAAGCCTCCTCGAAGCTGCAGGACACGAGGTCGGCGTCGCCGAGGATCTCGCCGGCGCGTTCATGCAGCTCTTCTCGGGGCCGTTCGACCTCCTGGTCTTGGATACGGACCGGGCGCCGCGTCGCGAAGCCTCGGTGACAGTCTTCGACCTGCTTCGCCTCGCGCGCAAGGTCTACCGCCCGCAGCCGTGCGGGATCCTGGTCACCAGCAGCGTCGAGGACCTCCCGCGGGACCTGCCGTCGCAGGGAGTGTTCGCCGTGCTGGAAAAACCCGTGGATCTCGCACGGCTGCGTCAACAACTGGAAGCCGCCGAGGCCCGGTTGACGCAGCGGACGAATGCCGTGACAGGTTCTTAA
- a CDS encoding response regulator produces MPLQILLIVGERSVREGLRAILASAGHEVSTAEGIAGALRWLASGEFDLLLVDVDLPHIRGGLLDVRDLLRLARVGRYGSRAILMTSSAPDLQRDFGSHGPVAVLEKPVDLSRLRRELKLTETSPAGVA; encoded by the coding sequence ATGCCGTTACAGATTCTCCTCATCGTAGGCGAGCGAAGCGTCCGGGAGGGCCTACGGGCCATCCTGGCCTCAGCCGGGCACGAGGTGAGCACAGCGGAGGGCATCGCCGGCGCGCTCAGGTGGCTCGCCTCGGGAGAGTTCGACCTCCTGCTGGTGGACGTGGATCTCCCGCACATCCGCGGCGGCTTGCTCGATGTCCGGGACCTGCTCCGCCTGGCCCGCGTCGGACGCTACGGATCCCGCGCCATCCTGATGACTAGCTCCGCCCCGGACCTTCAGCGCGATTTCGGGTCGCACGGGCCGGTGGCGGTGCTGGAGAAACCTGTGGACCTCTCGCGGCTCCGGCGAGAGCTCAAATTGACGGAGACGAGCCCGGCAGGCGTCGCGTGA
- a CDS encoding PAS domain-containing protein — protein MKIRLTLRSREVLAITTVVLLVVAVATGAHLASVARITLRAAADEGELLARQLFHQSSRVIAAARPPSTTVLGRDPGIRALLEGMVGYSHTVVYAAIVDPAGRVAVHSDPSREGTPLPPRESLATVRAWGTLRMIGAMLGEPRVYEAQLPMQLGARPFGTVRVGISTSLLRRELIDALLRGLTLAAAALVVAVAVGLGAGRPLLRSLRRIAQGMERLARGEYGAAVDLTRDDELGELAARVNRLGERIQADQSQWQSEKAQMEGIINTLEDAVVVLNRNRQVIFCNQAAAELLGRPMEEMLNQPLEAFLPAQHALLPVVEGLFEVGQECRNVPMKVPCRDGPTRELAASSYRIREGGQAGGGVLALKDLDPVRAVQSLVTYSQKLAALGRLTSGVAHELKNPLNAMRIHLELVKTRLKAGQPEVGENLDVIAREIQQLDRVVQGFLKFARPQDLRLAPVDMNAVLTEVARLTAPEAAQSGAQIILDPAPHLPRAMGDAELLQQACTNLVTNAIQAMPRGGTVTLATRLLPQGVIEVRVSDEGVGIPPEEIEKIFRLYYTTKSDGSGIGLSLVYRIVQLHDGRIDVESTVGRGTTVILTLPITQARAVA, from the coding sequence GTGAAGATCCGCCTGACGCTTCGCTCCCGCGAAGTCCTCGCCATCACGACGGTGGTGCTGCTCGTGGTCGCGGTCGCCACCGGGGCTCACCTGGCCAGCGTGGCGCGGATCACCCTCCGCGCGGCCGCAGACGAGGGGGAGCTGCTCGCCCGGCAGCTCTTCCATCAGAGCTCCCGGGTCATCGCTGCCGCACGGCCGCCCTCGACCACGGTCCTCGGGCGAGACCCCGGGATCCGAGCCCTGCTCGAGGGGATGGTGGGCTACTCGCACACCGTCGTGTATGCGGCGATCGTGGATCCGGCAGGCCGGGTCGCGGTCCACAGCGATCCTTCCCGCGAGGGAACGCCGCTCCCGCCGCGCGAAAGCCTGGCGACGGTACGCGCCTGGGGCACGCTCCGCATGATCGGCGCCATGCTGGGGGAGCCGCGCGTGTACGAGGCCCAGCTGCCAATGCAGCTGGGCGCGCGGCCCTTCGGGACGGTCCGGGTCGGGATCTCCACCAGCCTCCTGCGGCGCGAGTTGATCGACGCCCTGCTCCGCGGCTTGACCCTGGCGGCGGCGGCGCTGGTGGTCGCCGTCGCCGTGGGGCTTGGCGCGGGGCGCCCTCTGCTCCGGTCCCTGCGCCGGATCGCCCAGGGGATGGAGCGGCTGGCTCGCGGCGAGTACGGCGCTGCGGTGGACCTGACCCGCGATGACGAGCTGGGGGAGCTGGCGGCGCGCGTGAACCGACTGGGTGAGCGGATCCAGGCCGATCAGTCCCAGTGGCAGAGCGAGAAAGCGCAGATGGAGGGGATCATCAACACCCTCGAGGACGCCGTCGTCGTCCTCAACCGCAACCGCCAGGTCATCTTCTGCAATCAGGCGGCAGCGGAGCTCCTGGGCCGACCGATGGAGGAAATGCTGAACCAGCCGCTGGAGGCGTTCTTGCCCGCACAGCACGCCCTCCTCCCCGTGGTGGAGGGGCTGTTCGAGGTCGGGCAGGAGTGCCGCAACGTGCCCATGAAGGTACCGTGCAGGGACGGGCCGACTCGCGAGCTGGCGGCCTCGAGCTACCGGATCCGGGAGGGAGGGCAGGCGGGCGGAGGGGTCCTGGCCCTGAAGGACCTGGACCCGGTCCGCGCCGTCCAGTCGCTCGTGACGTACTCGCAGAAGCTGGCCGCCCTGGGCCGCCTGACCTCCGGAGTGGCCCATGAGCTCAAAAACCCGCTGAACGCCATGCGAATCCACCTGGAGCTGGTGAAAACCCGATTGAAGGCGGGGCAGCCGGAGGTGGGGGAGAACCTGGATGTGATCGCCCGGGAGATTCAGCAGCTGGATCGGGTGGTCCAGGGCTTCCTGAAGTTCGCGCGGCCGCAGGACCTGCGCCTGGCCCCGGTGGACATGAACGCCGTGCTTACCGAGGTCGCGCGCCTCACCGCTCCCGAGGCAGCGCAGAGCGGAGCCCAGATCATCCTGGATCCCGCGCCGCACCTGCCCCGGGCGATGGGCGACGCCGAGTTGCTCCAGCAGGCGTGCACCAACCTGGTGACGAACGCGATCCAGGCCATGCCCCGGGGCGGGACGGTGACGCTCGCGACCCGTCTCCTGCCTCAGGGGGTCATCGAGGTGCGCGTGAGCGACGAAGGGGTCGGCATCCCGCCGGAAGAGATCGAGAAGATCTTCAGGCTCTACTACACGACGAAGTCCGACGGGTCGGGCATCGGGCTCTCGCTGGTCTACCGGATCGTGCAGCTGCATGACGGCCGGATCGATGTGGAATCCACGGTGGGGCGGGGGACGACCGTGATCTTGACGCTGCCGATCACCCAGGCGCGAGCCGTGGCATGA